In Psychrobacter ciconiae, the following are encoded in one genomic region:
- a CDS encoding DNA/RNA non-specific endonuclease — MAEDLAKCSASFYQGIYPNITNKKLTRDTKPLCFNGFAVMYSGVTKTPLWSAEHLTKKRINDARKISREDNFHEESRLPKAMRATLSDYSKSGFDRGHLAPNGNMANRAQQYDSFSLANIAPQSPRNNRYIWRNIETATRQLALQYGEVYTVTGVAFLDQNVKTLKGRVLIPSHFYKAVYIPSLNQAGVYFAPNDESERIEVISVDSLAKKTGVDVLPILEISVKASALELPLDGNQLSNPAPTKNESPTWLVFLAAVVDWILAQLNA; from the coding sequence TTGGCTGAAGATTTAGCCAAGTGTAGCGCGTCGTTTTATCAAGGTATTTACCCAAACATTACCAATAAAAAGCTGACTCGCGACACCAAACCCTTATGCTTTAACGGTTTTGCGGTGATGTATTCTGGCGTTACCAAAACGCCGCTTTGGTCAGCGGAGCACTTGACCAAAAAGCGCATCAATGATGCCAGAAAGATCAGCCGCGAGGACAACTTTCACGAAGAAAGCCGCTTGCCTAAAGCCATGCGCGCAACCTTAAGTGATTACTCAAAATCAGGATTTGACCGCGGTCATTTAGCGCCAAACGGCAACATGGCAAACCGCGCTCAGCAGTACGACAGCTTTAGCCTTGCCAACATTGCCCCGCAGTCGCCGCGAAACAACCGCTACATTTGGCGCAATATCGAAACGGCAACGCGGCAGTTGGCGCTACAATACGGCGAGGTTTACACGGTGACCGGCGTGGCGTTTTTAGACCAAAATGTCAAAACGCTCAAAGGTCGCGTTCTTATCCCAAGCCATTTTTACAAAGCCGTTTATATCCCGTCCCTCAACCAAGCTGGCGTTTATTTTGCGCCCAATGACGAGTCCGAGCGCATTGAGGTGATTAGCGTTGACAGCTTGGCGAAAAAAACCGGCGTCGATGTGCTGCCCATTCTTGAAATTTCAGTGAAAGCTTCCGCCCTTGAGTTACCGCTTGATGGTAATCAGCTGTCAAACCCTGCGCCCACCAAAAATGAGTCGCCCACTTGGTTGGTATTTTTAGCAGCGGTGGTGGATTGGATTTTAGCGCAGCTGAATGCTTAA
- a CDS encoding nucleoid-associated protein, whose amino-acid sequence MSQPKAVVQASIIHQIIKEAHQKSVTPPLIRKNLHADSVQVCKLIEFLDEQLEKNGLAHSHIEAFDSPDTLGKVLSNYLCIVDLKLLNFKKPTNAAFSNIFAWELLVSVPSEPDEDRSVLRRESSAQTRYRRITNHLTKALHYHVYEEHMTTGDHLPMIFYTIDGIEYLDIALLSLKDAITINEETGEIIDTNHIDASNLKIACRINISKLKDHNYKNSDSAYKSENYIQWIQKGTSSKIPEYIQDFLPIRVRLDDTVATTKLMKSLINYLDESPFDEKSKKEIQSEVLTLLGYKAKNKESVNIVDEIDPIIATKSTLSNLTIAVEDSFKAFRENNGYAATDENNSNIFAPATKPLQNYEMFSLDLGEIGDDETLRISGSRSLLGEEVKLKEGDNDEAFIEIKVNLENLPAVRKLFK is encoded by the coding sequence ATGAGTCAACCTAAAGCTGTAGTCCAAGCAAGTATAATCCATCAGATTATCAAAGAAGCCCATCAGAAATCTGTAACGCCTCCATTGATTCGGAAAAATCTTCATGCCGATAGTGTACAAGTGTGCAAATTAATTGAATTTCTTGATGAACAATTAGAGAAAAATGGCTTAGCCCATTCACATATTGAGGCTTTTGATAGTCCTGATACTTTAGGAAAGGTGCTATCTAACTACTTATGTATAGTAGATCTGAAGCTTTTAAATTTTAAAAAACCTACTAATGCCGCTTTTTCTAACATATTTGCTTGGGAGTTATTAGTGTCTGTGCCCTCTGAACCTGATGAAGACAGATCAGTGTTAAGGCGGGAATCGTCAGCACAAACAAGGTATAGACGCATCACTAACCATCTTACTAAGGCCTTGCATTATCATGTTTATGAAGAACATATGACTACTGGTGATCATCTACCAATGATTTTTTATACAATAGATGGTATTGAATATCTTGATATTGCTTTACTAAGTCTGAAAGACGCAATTACTATAAACGAAGAAACAGGAGAAATAATAGATACTAATCATATTGATGCTTCCAACTTGAAGATTGCTTGTCGGATCAATATTTCAAAACTGAAAGATCACAATTACAAAAACTCAGATAGCGCTTATAAGTCTGAGAACTATATACAATGGATTCAAAAAGGAACTAGCAGTAAAATTCCTGAATATATTCAGGACTTTTTACCAATAAGGGTTAGACTTGATGATACTGTAGCAACGACTAAACTAATGAAAAGTTTAATTAATTATCTTGATGAAAGTCCATTTGATGAGAAGTCAAAAAAAGAGATTCAAAGTGAGGTACTTACATTACTTGGTTATAAAGCTAAAAACAAAGAAAGTGTCAATATTGTTGATGAAATAGATCCAATAATAGCAACTAAAAGTACCTTATCTAATCTAACTATAGCGGTTGAAGATAGTTTTAAAGCCTTTAGAGAGAATAACGGTTATGCAGCAACTGATGAAAACAATAGTAATATTTTTGCTCCTGCAACAAAACCACTTCAAAATTATGAAATGTTTTCTCTTGATCTTGGTGAAATTGGTGACGATGAAACTCTCAGAATTAGTGGTAGCCGTAGTTTACTCGGTGAAGAAGTTAAGCTAAAAGAAGGTGATAATGATGAGGCGTTTATCGAAATAAAGGTTAACCTAGAGAATCTTCCAGCAGTTAGAAAACTATTTAAATAG
- a CDS encoding RNA-binding domain-containing protein produces the protein MSNHYQSLILSLIQQPTEQEWLEFKHNFHSPEEIGKRISALANGACLTGKKFGYLVFGVEDETHDIVGTSFNPKTKKAKGNEDLEHWLIERLSPKIHFTIHELQIDGKAVVLFEIPAATDTPVSFLHEPYIRIGSVTKLLKHYPDQSRKLWQNQADDWSAEICYEAALEDLDPHAIAVARQVFADKNKRLAEDIQDWDDITFLNKAKITIRGQITNTAIILLGLPESTYFLSPAQAHITWILKGVDGIEKDYEHFSSPFLLALDDVYKKIRNLNYRYMASGSLFPEEVKQYDPYIIREALSNAIGHQDYRLGGRITVVEKEDSTLLFQNSGEFIPKTIENVLLQDAPETSYRNPFLVNAMVNLNMMDTIGSGIKKMYQIQRKRFFPLPDYDLTHERVRVKITGKVLDQEYAKKLATVDNLTLHDIIALDKVQKGQAITEDEADALRKKSLIEGRKNSYMIAADIAKHTDQQAEYMLLKGLNEEYYEAAVIELLKQFGQASRSDFEKLLFNKLPDIMTDEQKFHKVKNLLQKMKKKNIIYFENKVWKLV, from the coding sequence ATGTCCAATCACTACCAAAGCCTTATCCTAAGTTTAATCCAGCAGCCAACCGAACAAGAATGGCTCGAATTTAAGCACAATTTTCATAGCCCAGAAGAAATTGGCAAACGGATATCTGCCCTTGCTAATGGCGCTTGTTTAACGGGTAAAAAATTTGGCTACTTAGTTTTTGGCGTAGAAGATGAAACGCACGATATTGTTGGCACAAGCTTTAACCCGAAGACAAAAAAAGCAAAAGGCAATGAGGACTTAGAGCATTGGTTGATTGAGCGTTTAAGCCCTAAAATTCATTTTACCATTCACGAGCTACAGATCGATGGTAAAGCCGTAGTGCTATTTGAAATCCCCGCAGCTACTGATACGCCTGTCAGCTTTTTGCATGAGCCTTATATTCGTATTGGTAGCGTCACAAAACTGCTCAAACACTATCCTGATCAAAGCCGTAAGCTGTGGCAAAACCAAGCCGATGACTGGAGTGCCGAGATTTGCTACGAGGCAGCGCTTGAAGATCTTGATCCTCATGCCATTGCGGTTGCCAGACAAGTCTTTGCGGATAAAAATAAGCGTCTGGCTGAAGACATTCAAGATTGGGACGACATCACTTTCTTGAATAAAGCTAAAATCACCATTCGTGGTCAGATAACCAACACCGCAATTATTTTACTAGGTCTTCCAGAGTCCACGTATTTTCTAAGCCCAGCTCAAGCGCATATCACTTGGATTTTAAAGGGTGTCGATGGGATTGAAAAAGACTATGAGCATTTTTCATCACCATTTTTATTAGCCCTAGACGACGTGTATAAAAAAATCCGTAACCTCAATTATCGCTACATGGCGTCTGGATCTTTATTTCCTGAAGAGGTGAAACAATACGATCCTTACATCATTCGTGAAGCGTTAAGCAATGCTATTGGTCATCAAGACTATCGCCTTGGTGGTCGTATCACCGTCGTCGAAAAAGAGGACTCAACGCTATTGTTTCAAAACAGCGGCGAGTTTATCCCTAAGACGATTGAAAATGTCCTATTGCAGGATGCGCCCGAAACAAGCTACCGTAATCCGTTTTTGGTCAATGCTATGGTTAATCTAAATATGATGGACACCATCGGTAGTGGCATCAAAAAAATGTATCAGATTCAACGTAAGCGCTTTTTTCCTTTGCCAGATTATGACTTAACTCATGAAAGGGTACGTGTAAAAATCACGGGTAAAGTGCTAGATCAAGAGTATGCAAAAAAATTAGCTACCGTTGACAATCTCACATTGCATGACATCATAGCGCTGGATAAAGTTCAAAAAGGGCAGGCGATCACTGAAGACGAAGCTGACGCGTTGCGAAAAAAGTCGCTTATCGAAGGGCGAAAAAATAGCTATATGATTGCGGCTGATATTGCTAAGCATACCGATCAGCAAGCAGAGTATATGCTGCTAAAAGGTTTAAATGAGGAGTATTATGAAGCAGCTGTAATTGAACTATTGAAGCAGTTTGGTCAGGCTAGTCGTTCAGACTTTGAAAAACTTTTATTTAATAAGCTGCCAGATATCATGACTGATGAGCAGAAATTTCATAAAGTAAAGAATCTACTGCAGAAAATGAAAAAGAAAAATATCATATACTTTGAAAACAAGGTCTGGAAGCTCGTCTAA
- a CDS encoding helix-turn-helix transcriptional regulator, with protein MENLNVTTNNTLAQPAAIQLPRMLPLKDVVYYTGLSSTTIYDMLDKKSNRYDPTFPIQVKLSKGRVAWVESEIAEWLQARIAARYH; from the coding sequence ATGGAAAATTTGAACGTAACTACAAATAATACGTTAGCTCAACCGGCTGCTATACAGCTGCCACGAATGCTCCCGCTTAAAGACGTCGTTTATTATACTGGGCTTAGCAGCACCACCATTTACGACATGCTCGATAAAAAATCCAATCGCTACGATCCTACCTTTCCTATTCAGGTAAAGCTTTCAAAAGGTCGTGTGGCTTGGGTTGAAAGTGAGATCGCTGAATGGCTACAAGCTCGGATAGCGGCTCGATACCATTAA
- a CDS encoding DUF932 domain-containing protein, whose amino-acid sequence MAHLVENMAYVGDTPWHGLGNELSPNQPLEVWAREAGLDWRIESSDVSFMAPNDQGHNLILPFAEQKVLYRSDTLDPLSVVSQRYQEVQPEEILEFYRDLTQNSHFELETAGVLKGGRKLWALARTGQSARLKGGDVSHGYLLLATACDGTLATTAQFTNIRVVCNNTLAVSLADGSGGVVKVPHSTQFDAEKVKQQLGVSVNQWDQHIYEMKQLSERRVTQAEAANYLSRVFNDQDNDIILFNSAKKEKEAIPNAKAMNKVMQMFNGQGRGADLDAARDTAYGLLCSITEFVDHERRAMNTDNRLNSAWFGAGAKLKQKGLEESLRMLA is encoded by the coding sequence ATGGCACATTTAGTTGAAAACATGGCGTATGTTGGCGACACCCCTTGGCATGGTTTAGGAAATGAGTTGTCCCCAAACCAGCCGCTTGAGGTTTGGGCGCGTGAAGCAGGGCTTGATTGGCGGATTGAATCGTCCGATGTGAGCTTCATGGCGCCAAACGATCAAGGTCACAACTTAATCTTGCCGTTTGCTGAGCAAAAGGTGTTATACCGATCAGACACGCTTGATCCGTTATCGGTCGTCAGCCAGCGTTATCAAGAAGTTCAGCCTGAAGAGATCTTGGAGTTTTATCGTGATTTGACGCAGAACTCACACTTTGAGCTTGAAACGGCAGGAGTGCTAAAAGGCGGTCGAAAGCTTTGGGCATTGGCTCGAACGGGTCAATCAGCGCGGCTCAAAGGCGGTGACGTCAGTCACGGCTATTTGCTGTTAGCTACCGCTTGTGATGGCACGCTTGCCACCACCGCTCAATTTACCAATATCCGAGTGGTTTGTAATAATACCTTAGCGGTAAGCCTTGCTGATGGTAGTGGCGGCGTGGTCAAAGTCCCGCATTCCACCCAATTTGATGCTGAAAAGGTCAAGCAGCAATTGGGCGTGTCGGTCAATCAGTGGGATCAGCACATCTATGAGATGAAGCAGTTGTCCGAGCGACGCGTGACCCAAGCGGAGGCGGCTAATTACTTAAGCCGTGTATTCAATGATCAAGACAATGACATTATCTTATTCAACAGCGCTAAGAAGGAGAAGGAGGCTATTCCTAATGCTAAAGCGATGAACAAGGTGATGCAGATGTTTAACGGTCAAGGTCGCGGCGCAGATTTAGATGCCGCTCGTGATACCGCTTATGGGCTTTTATGCAGCATTACCGAGTTTGTCGATCATGAGCGCCGAGCGATGAATACCGATAACCGGCTCAATTCTGCTTGGTTTGGTGCAGGAGCTAAGCTTAAGCAAAAGGGACTTGAGGAATCACTTCGGATGCTTGCTTGA
- a CDS encoding YagK/YfjJ domain-containing protein produces the protein MTVSTLNINQLLCQADCLVKDIIHQRINISQVSIQLKTLYLPIVYNIDFELCYSQSIKAFIGSGYVAAGDCLPEELVWDHLRTSYFIKLIQDSYKLPIISSELQFQQQEQNNRLSLQEYLSCLFNHYAKLLVVRVDLGYAKETMNQVSIYDFEAHLKTLRELISNKNTCFEHLEGFAWAIEQGFDRGFHCHLLLIYQGNDRQKDTYLGQMVGEKWQAITNGFGSYFNCNDPAYKRQFAHRNQLGLGMVHRDSPVNNVTAENAINMALYLAEPNKTDQAMKVTIQGMRSFGHGQYRTSKRRGLSS, from the coding sequence ATGACCGTATCAACCCTCAATATCAACCAACTGCTTTGCCAAGCCGACTGCTTGGTCAAAGACATTATTCATCAGCGCATTAATATCAGCCAAGTGAGCATTCAGCTCAAGACGTTGTATTTACCCATTGTTTATAACATCGATTTTGAGCTTTGCTATTCACAATCGATTAAGGCATTTATTGGCTCAGGATATGTGGCTGCAGGAGACTGCCTTCCTGAAGAGCTGGTTTGGGATCACTTAAGAACGTCCTACTTTATAAAATTAATTCAAGACAGTTATAAACTGCCAATTATTAGCTCTGAGTTGCAATTTCAGCAGCAAGAGCAAAACAATCGATTGTCGTTACAAGAATACTTAAGCTGCCTATTTAATCACTACGCTAAGCTATTGGTCGTTCGAGTGGATTTAGGCTATGCAAAAGAAACAATGAATCAGGTCAGTATTTATGATTTCGAAGCTCACTTAAAAACTTTAAGAGAACTAATTAGCAACAAGAATACTTGTTTTGAGCATTTAGAAGGTTTTGCTTGGGCAATCGAGCAAGGCTTTGATCGTGGCTTTCACTGTCATTTATTATTAATTTATCAAGGCAACGATCGACAAAAGGATACCTATTTAGGACAAATGGTGGGTGAAAAATGGCAAGCGATCACCAATGGTTTTGGGTCTTATTTTAATTGCAATGATCCTGCTTATAAAAGACAATTTGCTCATCGCAATCAATTAGGGCTTGGCATGGTTCATCGAGACTCTCCTGTAAACAATGTGACCGCTGAAAATGCGATCAATATGGCACTGTATCTGGCTGAACCAAATAAGACGGATCAAGCAATGAAAGTTACGATTCAAGGCATGAGAAGCTTTGGTCATGGTCAGTACCGAACTTCTAAAAGGCGGGGTTTATCGTCATAG
- a CDS encoding YqaJ viral recombinase family nuclease yields the protein METIALKHSNPNTNPTKRLSIKPSLPLTQDKTSTAKRLVNTKNLTHDQWLEVRKQGIGSSDAAAACGIHPYLSMLELWMIKTGRLKSDIDEKSDSYAPLYWGKMLEPLVAKSYQEQTGNKVRRVNAVLQHPDKPFMLANLDYQVVGSEEVQILECKTTGEHGSKLWKNGVPLYVTCQVQHQLAVTGKKAAHICVLLAGHETKIFKVDRDEKLIESIIEYESRFWQFVTADTPPPPDHSESAAKALKLLYPNPKPESKLDCTHDDQANALFDELLSYRDYMEELQQRHDKVKHQLQRLITDHEIAVFARGAISWKKSKDSVSLDSKALLKAHPELIEKFGKTRSGSRRFVVLDK from the coding sequence ATGGAAACGATCGCATTAAAACACAGCAACCCTAATACCAATCCAACCAAACGTCTAAGCATTAAGCCGTCTTTACCTTTAACTCAGGATAAAACAAGCACAGCCAAACGTCTGGTGAACACTAAAAACTTAACTCATGATCAATGGCTCGAAGTCCGCAAGCAAGGGATTGGTAGCTCTGATGCCGCCGCTGCTTGTGGTATCCATCCGTATTTATCCATGCTTGAGCTTTGGATGATCAAAACCGGACGGCTGAAATCTGATATTGATGAGAAAAGTGATAGCTACGCGCCTTTGTATTGGGGCAAGATGCTAGAACCCTTGGTTGCCAAATCTTATCAAGAGCAAACCGGAAACAAAGTCCGCCGAGTCAACGCCGTGCTTCAGCATCCGGATAAGCCGTTTATGCTGGCAAACCTTGATTATCAAGTGGTGGGATCAGAGGAGGTACAAATCTTGGAGTGTAAAACGACAGGAGAGCATGGATCAAAGCTTTGGAAAAATGGCGTGCCGTTATATGTCACTTGCCAAGTTCAGCATCAGCTTGCGGTGACAGGCAAAAAGGCGGCTCATATTTGCGTGTTGTTAGCAGGTCATGAAACCAAGATCTTTAAGGTTGATCGCGATGAAAAGCTTATTGAATCCATCATAGAGTATGAGTCGCGATTTTGGCAGTTTGTGACTGCCGATACTCCGCCGCCGCCGGATCATTCAGAGTCAGCCGCCAAAGCACTCAAGCTGCTTTATCCAAACCCAAAGCCTGAAAGTAAGCTTGATTGCACCCATGACGATCAAGCCAATGCGCTCTTTGATGAGCTGCTTAGCTACCGCGATTACATGGAAGAGTTGCAGCAGCGTCATGATAAGGTGAAGCACCAACTGCAGCGTTTGATTACGGATCACGAAATCGCCGTATTTGCTCGCGGCGCTATTTCATGGAAGAAAAGCAAGGACAGCGTCAGCCTTGATAGCAAAGCGCTGCTAAAAGCCCATCCGGAGCTGATCGAGAAGTTTGGTAAAACAAGATCAGGAAGCCGCCGCTTTGTGGTGCTGGATAAGTAG
- a CDS encoding recombination directionality factor, translating into MIKGLTITPPILGRISIGRVINKDGKRLPAKDDQFTITSQVKNKDGWVLHPLDSKLRRGGDKLRSIPVRMLFNDPDLNLKANYTLFDRQTGRPVCVGDGVRCQRRTNNGTESLPCPSPDRCSLAQNGGCKPYGRLYVNLSEDDELGTFVFRTTGFNSIRTLAARLSYFAAVSGNKLSCLPLQLTIRGKSTTQSYRTPIYFVDLTLRDGVTLKDAVIEANAIDTELFDHGFDQAALELAAKAGYDNSDLGIDQEEGLEVMAEFYPDQEASGQIDSQTHQPSMLNQASHQTESLQSIAQGLRQSVTTIS; encoded by the coding sequence ATGATTAAAGGTCTCACCATCACCCCGCCTATATTAGGGCGGATCAGCATTGGTCGCGTCATCAACAAGGACGGCAAGCGCCTTCCTGCCAAAGACGATCAATTCACCATCACAAGCCAAGTTAAAAATAAGGACGGTTGGGTCTTGCACCCTTTAGATAGCAAATTGCGACGTGGAGGCGATAAGCTTCGATCCATCCCTGTTCGGATGCTGTTTAATGATCCGGATCTTAATCTTAAAGCCAATTACACGTTGTTTGATCGGCAAACTGGTCGCCCCGTTTGCGTGGGTGATGGCGTTCGCTGTCAGCGTAGAACCAATAACGGAACGGAGTCTTTGCCTTGTCCATCGCCTGATCGCTGCTCGCTTGCGCAAAATGGCGGCTGTAAACCTTATGGCAGGCTTTACGTCAATCTAAGCGAGGACGATGAGCTTGGAACGTTTGTGTTTCGAACCACGGGATTTAATAGTATTCGAACGCTTGCAGCAAGGCTTTCCTACTTTGCGGCAGTGTCAGGAAACAAACTGTCTTGCTTACCGCTTCAGCTGACCATTCGCGGTAAGAGTACGACGCAAAGCTATCGAACGCCGATTTACTTTGTGGATCTAACCCTTCGAGATGGGGTGACTTTAAAAGATGCGGTGATTGAAGCAAACGCAATTGACACAGAACTATTTGATCATGGCTTTGATCAAGCGGCGCTTGAGCTTGCTGCTAAAGCAGGCTATGACAATTCAGACCTTGGCATTGATCAGGAGGAAGGTCTTGAGGTGATGGCAGAGTTTTATCCGGATCAAGAAGCAAGTGGTCAGATTGACAGCCAAACTCACCAGCCATCCATGCTAAACCAAGCAAGTCATCAAACCGAATCGCTGCAATCAATCGCTCAAGGGCTTCGGCAAAGCGTCACTACCATAAGCTAA
- a CDS encoding tyrosine-type recombinase/integrase, which produces MLSDAKIRKLKPTEKCTPSRPDKYSDQNGLQLLVRHSGTKTWVSAYRFANKQNRVTLGTYPLMSLAEARKANTDIKALLAEGINPKLKKRQDRLDNEQAQLFNDYALAWLEERKRNVKPRTYQQDYNRMQKDVLPCFENIALKDVSFEDCKVMADRIEKRVNANGEPPREVTRRTIDLVANILKSAKRERLIEQNPIEDLKEIYPKAKTQHMKHVELKELPKLLQDIENYHGHDQTRLGMKFLAYSFCRTIELRMMKWEHIDFPNKLWRVDIDNLKSGRKHVVPLSNQMLAVLEEMKPITGHYDYVFFNTGTRQPYSEEFINNALDILGYAGKQTGHGFRHIASTNLNELGYMGDAIEKQMAHDKKSSIRAVYNHAQHLEERRKIMQVWADFLDLLRDKGEVVDFQTARQQIEASLQSQSSPNLQNADKHELISALMEKGITIDEIKGFFKKK; this is translated from the coding sequence ATGTTAAGCGACGCCAAGATTCGTAAGCTTAAACCGACTGAAAAATGCACGCCATCGCGCCCTGATAAATATTCTGACCAAAATGGTTTGCAGCTTTTGGTTCGCCACTCAGGCACAAAAACATGGGTCAGCGCGTACCGCTTTGCTAATAAACAAAACCGAGTCACGCTTGGCACTTATCCTTTGATGTCACTTGCTGAAGCTCGAAAAGCTAATACTGATATAAAAGCGCTGCTTGCTGAAGGGATCAATCCTAAGCTTAAAAAACGTCAAGACAGGCTCGATAATGAGCAAGCTCAGCTGTTTAATGATTATGCGCTAGCGTGGCTTGAAGAGCGTAAAAGAAACGTCAAACCGCGAACCTACCAGCAAGATTACAACCGAATGCAAAAAGACGTCCTCCCCTGCTTTGAAAATATCGCTTTAAAGGATGTAAGCTTTGAAGACTGTAAAGTGATGGCTGATCGCATTGAGAAACGCGTAAACGCAAATGGTGAGCCGCCACGTGAGGTTACCAGACGAACCATTGACTTAGTTGCCAACATTTTAAAAAGTGCCAAACGGGAGCGCTTAATCGAGCAAAATCCGATAGAGGATTTAAAAGAAATTTATCCTAAAGCAAAAACTCAGCACATGAAGCATGTCGAATTAAAAGAGTTGCCAAAGCTGCTTCAGGATATTGAAAACTATCATGGTCATGATCAGACGCGCCTTGGCATGAAATTTCTTGCTTACTCATTTTGCCGAACGATTGAGCTTCGTATGATGAAGTGGGAGCATATTGACTTTCCAAATAAGCTTTGGCGCGTTGATATTGACAACCTAAAATCAGGACGTAAGCACGTCGTTCCTTTATCAAACCAGATGCTTGCCGTGTTGGAAGAGATGAAACCCATCACAGGGCATTATGACTACGTGTTCTTTAACACTGGAACACGTCAGCCTTACAGTGAAGAGTTTATTAATAACGCGCTGGATATCTTAGGCTATGCAGGCAAGCAAACAGGTCACGGCTTTCGCCACATTGCCTCAACTAATTTAAACGAGCTTGGCTATATGGGCGATGCCATTGAAAAGCAAATGGCTCACGATAAAAAAAGCAGCATCCGAGCGGTCTATAATCACGCTCAGCATTTAGAGGAGCGCCGAAAGATTATGCAGGTTTGGGCAGATTTTTTAGATTTGCTCAGAGATAAGGGTGAGGTCGTCGATTTTCAGACAGCGCGTCAGCAGATTGAAGCGTCGCTACAAAGCCAATCCTCACCTAACTTGCAAAACGCTGACAAGCATGAGCTTATCAGCGCTTTGATGGAAAAGGGGATCACTATAGATGAAATCAAAGGTTTTTTTAAAAAGAAATAG